The stretch of DNA TCGCGGCGATGCGCTCGAACTGGTCGGCGTGGTCGTCGACGGCGAACAGCGCCGCCGCGAGCGCGTCCCGCTCGTGGTCGTTGTCGTACTCGTGGTCGCGGGTGCGGTGGAGCTTCTCGTCGACCGGCAGGTCCGACTCCGGTGCCCAGCCCGCGGCATCGAACGAGCGCCGGAACTTCTCGACGGTCTCGGGCATCGGCGTCACGTCTGCGGCCACGAGCATCGGCCGACCGCGTTCGATCAGCCACTCGGTTAGCTCCCCGCTGTCGCTCGTCCGTGAGGAGAACAGGTCGTGGACGGTGCCGTCGAGCCCAACCACTGCCGCGGCGGTGGTCGTCCCCGGGTCGATGCCGACGACGACGTGGTCCCGCCGCTTCACGAGCGGCTCGAACTCGATGCCATCGCGGCGTTCGCGCTCGATCTCGATCCGCACGTCGCCGTTGCGGGTCGCCGAGACGGGGATATCCTCCGGCCGGGCCTCGACGGCGAAGACGGCGTTCGAGAGGCCGCCGTACTTCTCGGTCACCTCCTTCTCGTAGTCGAGGTTCGCGTCGTCGAGGTCCGACTCCACCTCGCGGGCGGCCTTCCGGACGTTGCCGTGGATGCGGCGGGTGAAGCGGTCCTCGCTCCACCCCCCGCCGCCGCCAGTCGAGCGGCCCCGAGAGACTTTCACCGTGGTCGTGTCGCCGAAGGCGGAGACGCGCTGGCCGACGTTGTGGTACGCCAGCCGCGCCGCCGCCTCGGCCTCCTTCATCGGTTTCTTCCCGTAGGGCACCCCGTGGCGCTGGGCGACCCGGGAGAGGGGTTCGGGCCGGTTCGCGCCGGTGACCTGTACGAGTTCCGTGCCGGCGGGAAGCGATCGGAGAAACCCCACGAGCGCGTTCTTGTCGGCCGCGAGTTCGTACATGTTGTCGACGGCCAGCCGGGTGGGCTCCTCGTTCTCGATCAGGCGGCGGAGCTTCCGGCGCGAGACGGCGTCACGCTCGACGGCGGCTTCGCCCTCGTCGCCGTCGTCCGGGCGGAGAATCACGAGCGCGTAGGTGGGCGCGTCGCCGCGGACGTCGCCGCTCTGGATGTCGACGCCGAACACCGGCCCGTCGGTGGGGCTCGGGGCGTTCACACCTCGACGGAGGCGGTTCTCGGGTAAATATCCGGCGCCGGGGCTACTCCGTGTCGGGGGAGGGAAGCTCCACGGTCTACTCGTCTTCGGGGACGAAACAGTCGCCGTCAGTACGTTTCGATCTCGACGTCGAGGCGTTCGAAGTCGGAGACGTTCCGGGTGAGGACTGGTTCGTCGACGACTGCTGCAGTCGCAGCGATGATCACGTCGCCGTCACCGACAGCGTCGCCCTCGCTCGCCAGTTCGCCCGCCATTCGCCCGGCTTTCCGCATCACGGCGGTGTCAGCAGGGTGGACCGGCTTGGAGGAGAGCACCGTTTCGACCTCTTCCCGCTCCGCTTCGGACTGCGCCGAACGGCCGATCCCGTAGTACAGTTCGAACAGGGTCATCGCCGACAGCCGTTGCTGGACGAGGTTGCGTTCCAGTTCTTCGGCCTTCTCGACGGCCGCCTCGTCGCCGTTCATCAGGTCGATCAGGAACGCCGTATCGAGAAGCACGCTACGACTCCATCTCCCCGGCGATCTCGTCGAGTTCACGCTCGCGCCGCTCCCGACGTTCCTCGACGGCGTCACGAAGGGCGTCGGCCTCCTCGTCGTCGAGGATTCCCGCAATATCGAGCAGCGACCGCTCGCCGGCGAGGCGGAGCACGACGTCGGAGAACGTCTCGTCGTCCTCCTTTCGGGCAGCGAGGCGCTCGTAGGCCTCGTCGGAGAGACGGATGCTCTTGGACATATGCATACAGTTGTATGCAGGAGCACAAACCTCTTTCCCTGTCCTACTCCGAGTCGGGGAACGGGATCTCCACCGTCTGCCCGTCCTCGGCGACGAAACAGTCGCCGTCGAACGCGCCAGCCGCCTCGTGTTCGTGCTCGCGGGCGTCGCCGGGGTAGCGCGAGGAGATGTGCGTCAGCGCCAGCCGTCTGGCGCCCGCCCGGCTCGCGATCTCGCCGGCCTCGCGGGCGGTCGCGTGGCCGGTCGAGCGCGCGCGATCGGCCATCTCGTCGTCGAACGTCGCGTCGTGGATCAGCAGGTCCGGCTCACAGGCGATCTCGACGGTCGCCTCGACGGGCCGGGTGTCGCCGGTGTACACGAGCGAGCGCCCGGGCCGCGGCTCACCGACGACCTGCTCGGGCTCGATGACGCGGCCGTCGTCGAGCTCGACCGGCTCGCCGGCGTGGAGTTTGCCGTACGCCGGCCCGGGCGGGATGTCGAGTTCCGTCTCGGCTTTCTCGCGTTTGAACCGCCCCTTGCGGTCGTCTTCGAGCAGCGCGTACCCCTGTGAGGTGGTTCGGTGTTCGGTCTCGAACGCGCGGATCTCGAACGCCTCGCCGTCGAGGGCGACCGTCCCCGGCGTGACCTCGTTGATGCGGACCGGGAACGCGGTGTCGTGGCCGCCGGCGGTGATCAACTCCCGGAGCTTCCGTCGGGAGCCGGGGGGCGCGTGGATCGACAGCGCGTCCGTGCGGTCCTGGAAGTCCCAGGTCTGGAGCAGCCCCGGGATGCCGAGGATGTGGTCGCCGTGGAGATGCGTGAGAAAGAGGTGTTTCACGTCGAACCCCGTGTTGAACCGCATCATCTGGCGCTGGGTGCCCTCGCCGCAGTCGAAGAGGAACCGCTCACCCTCGCGGTTCACCATCACCGCGCTCGGGGCCCGCCGCGTCGTCGGCACGGCCCCGCTGGTGCCGAGGAACGTCGTCCGGAGAGTCATGGCTGTGGGTGGTTCGGGCGGCGGTTTACGGCTGTCGACTCGGTGAACGCCCTCCGCCGGGGTTCCTGCCCGGTTTGCGAGCTTTATCCCACTGAAACGGCCGCCATCCGACTGAAACGCTACCGGGGGTTATCCCGCTCGAGCGAGTGGACGTAGTACAATGCAACGCCAGACTGTGGCGACGGTTCTCGCTGCGGCCATGCTCCTCGTCGCGGGGTGTGGCTCCGGCGTCGCTCCGGGCGGGAGCGACGGTAGTGGGGAGGGGACGGTCAACATGTACATCAGCGACCAGAACAACGCGATAGACGACTTCGAGCACCTCAACGTCACGATCACGGAGATCGCGGCCCACCGCGTCGACGACTCCGAGAGCGAGACCGAGGCGTCAGAGACCGCGGTCTCCGAGACAGAGGAGATCGACGCCGAGGACGACGGCTGGGTCACGCGGGACGTCGACAACGTCACCGTCGACCTGACCGAACTCCAGGGCAACAACGCCACGATGGTCGGGCAGATCGACGCGCCCAACGGGACGTACGACAAGGTGTTCGTCCACGTTAGCGACGTGAACGGTACGCTGACGGACGGCTCCTCGACCGACGTGAAGCTGCCGAGCAGCAAGCTCCACCTCAACGAGGAGTTCACCGTCGGCGACGGCGAGGCGATCGACTTCGTGTTCGACATCACCGTCGTGAAGCGCGGCCAGTCGGGCAGCTACAACATCCAGCCGGTCGCGAGCGAGTCCGGCCCCGATCAGGAGATCGAGGAGCGCCCCGCCGCGAAGCAGGGCGAGCGTGAGGAGTCGGACGAGGACGAGGAGGCCGAAACGGAGACGCCGGCGACGGGGACGCCGACAGCGACGGCCCAGACGAGCGCGAGCCTCGACTTCTACGTCAGCGACGAGCGCAACGCAATCTCGAACTTCGAGCACCTCAACGTCACTATCGAGAAAGTCGGCGTCCACCGCGCCGACGACGGCGGCGAGAACGAGAGCGCGTGGGTCGAGAAGGACGTGAACAACGTTACCGTCGACCTAACCGAACTCCAAGGTGCAAACGCCTCCAAGCTCGGAACGCTCGCGGTCCAGAACGGCACCTACGACAAGACGTTCGTCCACGTCGCCGAGATCAACGGCACGCTCACGAACGGCGAGTCGACGAACGTGAAGCTCCCCAGCGAAAAGCTCCAGCTCAAGAAGGAGTTCACCGTCGGCGACGGTGAGGCGATCGACTTCGTGTTCGACATCACCGTGTTCGAGGCGGGCAACTCCGGGAAGTACATCCTCAAGCCCGTCGTGGGCGAGTCCGGTACGGGCGATCAGGTCGAGATCGAGGAGCGGGACGATCGCTCCGAGGCGGCTGAGGCAAACGAGGCTGACGACGACGAGGCCGAGCAGCCCCTCGAACTCTCCCTCGACGGCAACGCGACCGCCGGCGAGAACGTGACCGTGACGGTCACCCAGAACGGCAGCGCCGTCGCCGGCGCCGCCGTGACGGCAAACGGCGACGAAGTCGGGGAAACCGGCGAGAACGGCACGGTCGTCGTGGCCGTGCCCGCCGACGCCGAGGAGCTCGAACTCGAAGCCGAACGCGACGAGGCCGAGGGTGAACTCGAAGTCGCCGTCGAGCAGTCCGGCGACGACGGGACCCCGACCGAGAACGGCACCGAGTCGTCCGACCTCGCCGCTCCCGTTTTCTAATCACCGCGACCGCGCGGTTTTGCCCCTTCTTTCGAGCGTTCACGTCGGTAGCGACGGCGCCAGCGTCGCCCGGACCGGGGAGTTCTTACCGTCCGACGGGCTATCCCGATCCGATGGAGAAGCCGCTCTGGACCGAGCGCCACGCGCCCGCGATCGCGGACCTGCCACAGGCCGAGACCCGCGAACGCCTCCGGCGGGCCGTCGACGAGCCGATGAACCTCGTCGTCCAGGGGCCGCCGGGCGCGGGCAAGACTGCCGCCGTCCGGGCGCTGGCCCGCGAGGCGCACGAGGACTACGAGAACGATCTCGTGGAGATCAACGTCGCGGACTTCTTCGATCGCACGAAGAAGGAGATCCGGGAGGACCCCCGCTTCGCGCAGTTCCTCGAGGGGCGGAGCCGGATGGCCAAGCGGGACATGATCAACCGCGTGCTCAAAGAATCCGCGAGCTACGCGCCGGTCTCGGGGCAGTTCAAGACGATCCTGCTCGACAACGCCGAGGCGATCCGCGAGGACTTCCAGCAGGCGCTGCGCCGGGTGATGGAGCAACACCACCGTACCACGCAGTTCGTGATCGCGACCCGCCAGCCCTCGAAGCTGATCGCGCCGATCCGGTCGCGGTGTTTCCCGGTGCCCGTCCGGGCCCCCAGTCACGACGAGATCGAGGCCGTGCTCGCCGAGATCCTCGACGCCGAGGCCGTCGAGTACGACGACGACGGGCTGGAGTTCGTCGCGGGCTACGCCGACGGCGACCTGCGGAAGGCGGTACTGGGCGCTCAGACGGCCGCCGCCCAGCACGACGAGGTGACGATGCAGGCGGCCTACGAGGTGCTCGACGACGTGGGCCACGACGACGAGCTCGCGTCGGCGCTCTCGGCGGCCGCGACGGGCGACTTCTCGACGGCGCGTTCGACCGTCGACGACCTGCTCGACGAGGGGTACGACGGCGAGGAACTGCTGCAGGAGCTGCTGCGGGTCGCCCGCAGCGAGTACTCGGGGGAGAAGCTCGCCCGACTCTACCGGCTCGCCGGCGAGGCCGACGCCGACCTGATCGAGGGGAGCGACGACACGATCCACCTCACCCACCTGCTGAGTTCGTGGGCCGCGGGCCGCGAGCGGCTGCGGGGGGAGGCCTGATGGCGCTGCCCCGCCCGTCGCTCGCCCCCGGCGCGCTCCGGTACGGGCTGCCGCCGCTTTTCGCCGGCTTCGTGCTGACGCCGGTCTCGGGGCCGATCGGTCTCGGGCTGGTCGCGCTGGGGATGGCGGCGGTCCTGTTCCACCGCGACCCCGAGCGCGAGCCGCCCGAATCGGGGTTCGTCGCGCCCGCCGACGGCAGCGTCTCGGTGATCCGCGAGGAGGAGGGCCGCATCCGCGTCGGCGTGTTCATGAACGTCACCGACGTGCACGTGAACCGCGCGCCCGCCGACGGCACCGTCGAGTCGGTGACCCACCGTCCCGGCGCGAACAAGCCGGCGTTCTCGAAGGAGTCCGACCGGAACGAGCGCGTCGAGATCGACTGCGGGGAGTACGAACTCTCGCTGATCGCGGGCTGGTTCGCCCGGCGAATTCATCCGTACGTGGCGGAGGGTGATTCGGTCGAACGCGGGGAGAAGGTCGGCCACATCAGCTTCGGCAGTCGCGTCGACGTGCTGCTGCCCGAACGAGTGGAGTTCGCGGATCTGCGCGTGAAGGAGGGGGAGGATGTGACTGCGGGGGAGACCGTGGTTGCGGTGGATCCCGGGGAGTAGGCTGTTCGGCGTTTCTGTTCGGTCGATTCACCCGAAATATCGGGGTTCGCGTTTGGACAACGAAGTTCGTACCTGAACGTGCTTGAGAGCGGGGAGTTCCCGTTCTGACCGCGAACAGGACCGCGGAGTGAGCATGACCACTTGTGACCGCATCGCCCCGCACAGCCCACAGACCTCCCCACCCGACTCCTTCCTTCGTTTCACTCAGTCAGTCGTCCCTCGCGCCCGCTCGTCCACGGAGGGACTCGCGCTTCGCGCCGACAGCGACCGCGGTGCGCTGGCGGTGGACGCCTCGCGCTCGCCAGCGGTCGGCGAGCGCGGGGGGAGGGGTGGGGACTCGGTGCTGTGCCGGGCCTCGTGCCCGGCACCCTGCGGTCGCAAGTGGTCGACGAACGAGCTGCTGTCGCGGTAGCAGCGGTCGCTGTTCGATCAGCCAACGGCAGAGACAACCCGCCTTGATTTCGACTCGAAAAACCTCCCCTTGCTCTCTCGGTCTACTGATCGTCCGGCTGCTTCTCCAGCACGTGGACGTGCCGCGTCAGCGACCGATGGACCCGGCGCTCGAAACGGTCCGTGACCCGCCAGTCCGTCCCCGAGACCGCCTCGCGCCAGTCCCGGTCGGCCATCAGCACGCAGGTCGCACTGTCGACACTCACTCGCGCCGCCTCCGACAGCGCACCCGCCACGAGGTCTTCCAACCGATGCGTCGCGATCTTCGACTGCCGGCCGTACGGCGCGTCGAACGCCACGCCGTCGACGGTTCCGTCCCGCAGCGCGAGCGCGGTCGCGTCCGCTCGCGCGACCGCCGAATCGACACCCTCGACCAGCGCGTCGAGGTTCTCCCGCGTGCCCCGGACCATCTTCCACTGCGCGTCGGTTCCCACCAGATCGGCGCCGACGAGCCCGGCTTCGATCAACAGCCCGCCGGTGCCGCACATGGGGTCCAGGATCCGCCGGCCGGGCGCCGCGCCGGCGATGTTCGCGAGCGCCCGGGCGTCCATCGGCGCCATGCTCCCGGGCTGGAAGAACGGGCGATCCGTGGGCTGGCGATCGCCGAAGTCGCGCTCGGACTCGCAGTCGAGCCAGCCGAGCACGCAGACCCCCTCGTTGGCGGGGATCTGCCCCTGCTCGGCGGCCGCGGCGTCGCTGTCCGGGTCCGCCAGCCCGTCCTCGGCGGAGAACAGCGCCCGCAGCTCGTGGTCCGGATCGTCGAGGTCGACCTCGAACCCGCGATCGACGAGCACGCCGCCGAGGCGGCGCTCCGCGGCCGCGGTGCTCACACCAGTGAGCCCGCGCACGTCGCGGGCACGGACCGCGACGCTACCCTCGCGGTCGATGGTCGCGGCCTCCAGCGCGACCGCGGCGGCGTCGATCCCCGCCTCCGTCCGGGCGACCAACTCGTCGGCGGCGTGGGTGTACGCCAGCCCGCGGAGGCGGTCGCGGTCGACGTGGCCGGCGCGGGCGAGCCCGGGCGCGAGGATCTCGACGCCCGCCGCCGCGGCTTCGGCCTCCCGGGCCGCGAACGCGTCGTCCTCGCCAGCCAGTTCGAGACAGTACACGCCCGTGGGTGGGTCGGGGGTGGGAAAGAGACTGGCGTTCCCGCGGGCAGCCGGGTTTTTGCCTCGGGTCGTCGACGCCACCCCTATGGAGAGATCTCCCTCGCTCGAAGCTCACCTCCGATCGCTCCGCTCGGTGATCGCCGCGCTCGTCTTCGCGGTCGTGGCGGCGCCCCATCTCGACGCCGGCTTCGCGGTGGCGTTCCTCGTGATCGCTGTATTGCTCGTCGTCTACTCGTTCGTCCCGACAGCGCGGATCGCGTTCGGTGGACCGGCGGAGTAGGCGGGACTGCCAGCCAGCCCGCCGTCGGCGCCCCCGCTCCGGATTCCGACCTGCCGAACCCACCAACCTATTTAAACCTCACCGTCGACCCTTAAAGCGATGACCGATCCCAAGGAGACGATCAC from Halolamina sediminis encodes:
- a CDS encoding DUF460 domain-containing protein; its protein translation is MNAPSPTDGPVFGVDIQSGDVRGDAPTYALVILRPDDGDEGEAAVERDAVSRRKLRRLIENEEPTRLAVDNMYELAADKNALVGFLRSLPAGTELVQVTGANRPEPLSRVAQRHGVPYGKKPMKEAEAAARLAYHNVGQRVSAFGDTTTVKVSRGRSTGGGGGWSEDRFTRRIHGNVRKAAREVESDLDDANLDYEKEVTEKYGGLSNAVFAVEARPEDIPVSATRNGDVRIEIERERRDGIEFEPLVKRRDHVVVGIDPGTTTAAAVVGLDGTVHDLFSSRTSDSGELTEWLIERGRPMLVAADVTPMPETVEKFRRSFDAAGWAPESDLPVDEKLHRTRDHEYDNDHERDALAAALFAVDDHADQFERIAAKVPPKLDREAVIARVVSGEESVEAVLRELTDDDGDKEAEEEHEERDLTEEERRIRDLESQVGRLKEHAEELEAELEEKENEIREYERELSDARKQERREARERREVNRLERRAERLERERDEAIAENEELHEKLARLKTLWKLDHSDFSDVAGDRDLVAVKTVPQFTRDAIERADEEYGLAAGDVVYLRDASGAGTSTAERLAEAEPRLVLKNGNLSEEADAVLFDHEIPVAPADPVTIQEVDELAVARESEVESAIDDWEDRAEQRRREQTESMMDRVISEHRADERLGGEGA
- a CDS encoding type II toxin-antitoxin system VapC family toxin, which translates into the protein MLLDTAFLIDLMNGDEAAVEKAEELERNLVQQRLSAMTLFELYYGIGRSAQSEAEREEVETVLSSKPVHPADTAVMRKAGRMAGELASEGDAVGDGDVIIAATAAVVDEPVLTRNVSDFERLDVEIETY
- a CDS encoding antitoxin VapB family protein; the protein is MSKSIRLSDEAYERLAARKEDDETFSDVVLRLAGERSLLDIAGILDDEEADALRDAVEERRERRERELDEIAGEMES
- the rnz gene encoding ribonuclease Z, translating into MTLRTTFLGTSGAVPTTRRAPSAVMVNREGERFLFDCGEGTQRQMMRFNTGFDVKHLFLTHLHGDHILGIPGLLQTWDFQDRTDALSIHAPPGSRRKLRELITAGGHDTAFPVRINEVTPGTVALDGEAFEIRAFETEHRTTSQGYALLEDDRKGRFKREKAETELDIPPGPAYGKLHAGEPVELDDGRVIEPEQVVGEPRPGRSLVYTGDTRPVEATVEIACEPDLLIHDATFDDEMADRARSTGHATAREAGEIASRAGARRLALTHISSRYPGDAREHEHEAAGAFDGDCFVAEDGQTVEIPFPDSE
- a CDS encoding DUF4382 domain-containing protein — translated: MQRQTVATVLAAAMLLVAGCGSGVAPGGSDGSGEGTVNMYISDQNNAIDDFEHLNVTITEIAAHRVDDSESETEASETAVSETEEIDAEDDGWVTRDVDNVTVDLTELQGNNATMVGQIDAPNGTYDKVFVHVSDVNGTLTDGSSTDVKLPSSKLHLNEEFTVGDGEAIDFVFDITVVKRGQSGSYNIQPVASESGPDQEIEERPAAKQGEREESDEDEEAETETPATGTPTATAQTSASLDFYVSDERNAISNFEHLNVTIEKVGVHRADDGGENESAWVEKDVNNVTVDLTELQGANASKLGTLAVQNGTYDKTFVHVAEINGTLTNGESTNVKLPSEKLQLKKEFTVGDGEAIDFVFDITVFEAGNSGKYILKPVVGESGTGDQVEIEERDDRSEAAEANEADDDEAEQPLELSLDGNATAGENVTVTVTQNGSAVAGAAVTANGDEVGETGENGTVVVAVPADAEELELEAERDEAEGELEVAVEQSGDDGTPTENGTESSDLAAPVF
- a CDS encoding AAA family ATPase, with amino-acid sequence MEKPLWTERHAPAIADLPQAETRERLRRAVDEPMNLVVQGPPGAGKTAAVRALAREAHEDYENDLVEINVADFFDRTKKEIREDPRFAQFLEGRSRMAKRDMINRVLKESASYAPVSGQFKTILLDNAEAIREDFQQALRRVMEQHHRTTQFVIATRQPSKLIAPIRSRCFPVPVRAPSHDEIEAVLAEILDAEAVEYDDDGLEFVAGYADGDLRKAVLGAQTAAAQHDEVTMQAAYEVLDDVGHDDELASALSAAATGDFSTARSTVDDLLDEGYDGEELLQELLRVARSEYSGEKLARLYRLAGEADADLIEGSDDTIHLTHLLSSWAAGRERLRGEA
- a CDS encoding protein sorting system archaetidylserine decarboxylase — its product is MALPRPSLAPGALRYGLPPLFAGFVLTPVSGPIGLGLVALGMAAVLFHRDPEREPPESGFVAPADGSVSVIREEEGRIRVGVFMNVTDVHVNRAPADGTVESVTHRPGANKPAFSKESDRNERVEIDCGEYELSLIAGWFARRIHPYVAEGDSVERGEKVGHISFGSRVDVLLPERVEFADLRVKEGEDVTAGETVVAVDPGE
- a CDS encoding methyltransferase domain-containing protein, whose translation is MYCLELAGEDDAFAAREAEAAAAGVEILAPGLARAGHVDRDRLRGLAYTHAADELVARTEAGIDAAAVALEAATIDREGSVAVRARDVRGLTGVSTAAAERRLGGVLVDRGFEVDLDDPDHELRALFSAEDGLADPDSDAAAAEQGQIPANEGVCVLGWLDCESERDFGDRQPTDRPFFQPGSMAPMDARALANIAGAAPGRRILDPMCGTGGLLIEAGLVGADLVGTDAQWKMVRGTRENLDALVEGVDSAVARADATALALRDGTVDGVAFDAPYGRQSKIATHRLEDLVAGALSEAARVSVDSATCVLMADRDWREAVSGTDWRVTDRFERRVHRSLTRHVHVLEKQPDDQ